The segment TCACATCTGGGCGATTTTATCGAAGACACCACGCTGGAGCTGCCGCTGGATTCTGCTACCTCAGAGAGCCTGCGTTCTGCAACCCACGATGTGCTGGCTGGCCTGACCGCGCGTGAAGCGAAAGTGCTGCGCATGCGTTTTGGTATCGATATGAACACCGACCATACGCTGGAAGAAGTGGGCAAACAGTTTGACGTGACGCGTGAGCGTATCCGTCAGATTGAAGCGAAAGCCCTGCGTAAACTGCGCCATCCGAGCCGTTCGGAAGTGCTGCGCAGCTTCCTCGACGATTAAGTCCTGAAAACCCCGGTTCGCCGGGGTTTTTTATGCCCGTCTGTTACCGTCTCTCCCTGCCCTGCACAGACTCAGTGATTTACCGGATGCAGTGCCACATAAAGCTGGCGATACGCTGCCACCATCTCCTCCAGTGAAGCGCGATTCAGTCCGCTGGGGTTCGGCAACACCCATACCTGCGTTTTCCCCATGCCTGCTGGCTGTTTGCCCCATTCGACCCTGTTCAGTTTAAAGGCACGACGAAAAGCCTCTTTGCCCAGGATCGCCAGCGCGGCAGGCTGATAGTTCAGCACCTTTTCCGTCAGACGCTGACCGCCTTCGCGCAGCTCATCCGCCGCCAACTCGCTTGCCTGCACCGTGGGGCGCTCCACCAGCATGGTAATTCCGCAGCCGGTTTCCGTCAGACGCTGCTCCTCTTCCGGTTTCAGCTGCTGCCGGGTAAATCCTGCCAGATGGATCACTTTCCAGAAGCGATTGCCGGGATGCGCAAAGTGAAAGCCCTGATGGGCGGTCGACTGGCCCGGATTGATGCCACAGAACAGCACATCGAGGTCCGGGGCGATGATATCGCGGATGTCATGCTCGATCATGCTGCCACCATGAGTATGCGAAGCTTTGGCACATTACAACTCATCAGACCGGACGACTGTTCCAAACAGGCTCGTGAGAGTGCATGTTTATCCTGTGGGGCCGAAGCCGTCTGGATACGGCCATAAACAGACTGGCTGTTTTTCATCGGCACAGGGCCTGTCGCGTCCAGGCTCGCTTCAGATCTCCTGCGCACACGATAATGATGCGCTTTACTGCCCTGCTGCTCCATATGTCGTCCTGCCCTCTCTGCTGTGTAATCACTGATTAAGATAGTAATTATTACACCTGTGGGCATTCCAGCCTGACGATTTTTTGGTGGAGCAGCGATTGGGGATAACAGCTGTGCCGGGCCTGGCAAACTCATCTTCAGAAGAGAAACATTCATGCGGGCATCTTAGCGGCACCCGCAACCTGAGGTTTCCTTAACGGCGCAGAGCATCCTGAACGATGCGATTTTGAAACTTCGCTCACGCAACTCGTCAGATTTATCATAAAAATCAGCAGGTAAATCAGTGCTGATTATTTCAGCAACCGGCGGCTGAGTGCTGGATCGGCCTGAAGAGATACTTTATAATCCCCGCTCCGCTGGCCCCTTAGCTCAGTGGTTAGAGCAGGCGACTCATAATCGCTTGGTCGCTGGTTCAAACCCAGCAGGGGCCACCAAATTTTAGCTTTAAAATCATTGAATTAAGCCACTCAACTGAGTGGCTTTTTTGTTATCTGCTAAATGAGTGTCGCAAAAGTGTCGCATGAAAAATCAGGCTGCGGCCGGTAGAATCCGAAGCAGCGTCTGTTTATGATAGAGTCTAAAAAGTTAAATCAGGCCCATAGTCTGGCCGCTATCCTTATTGAGATGATTACATATCAGTCTTAAATTCAAAGCGCTCGTGCAAGGAAATAAAATATGAGATCAACTTTTGGTGGTTTTTACAGTATTAATGAAGATATGCTTAGAAGCATCTGGTTAGATGAATCCACAATGTTTGTTTTTGACACAAACTGTTTATTAAATCTCTATCGATGTGAAGAACAAACCCGAGACGATATTATTAGTGTTATGCGTGAGATTTCAAATCGAACATGGATTCCTTTTCATGTTGGCTTTGAGTATCAAAGAAACAGAAGGAAAGTTATAGAAGACAGCATAAAAAGCCTGGACAAAATTCAATCAGAACTTGAAAAGATTTACATGCAAAACATCCTTTCATCGAGCGGAATACAAAAGCATCTTTATACATCTTTAAGCGACGAAATTAAAAAACTTCAAGAAGAAATCAAAAACCCCATAAAAAAATATATTGAAGAAAAAATTGAACCGCGCATACAAAGTAAAAAAACCATCTCCACTCATGATTCAATTCGCGACCAAATTGATAGCATCATATTAGATAAGGTCGGTGTGATGCCTAGCCAAGAAAAAATAAATGCCATTAATGAGGAGGGTGCAAAACGTTATGCAATTAAGCAACCTCCGGGCTTTATGGACGAGAGTAATAAAAAAGACGTTTCATACTTTTCGAATGTCGAATTCCAAGATAAATACGGAGATCTTTACCTATGGAAAGAAATTATCGAAAGAGCAAAGTCAGATAATATTAATAATGTGATTTTTGTTTGTGATGATAGTAAAAAAGATTGGTGGTTTGTTCATTCAGGTAAAACGCATGGAGTTTTAGAGTCATTAAAAACAGAGATATGCAAAGAGGCAGGAATAAAAAACTTCAAGGCAATAAGTCAGTTAACGTTTTTACATGAAGCCAAAAGCTATCTGAAGAATATAAACATCCAAGATTCGTCCCTAAAGGAAGTAGAGGAACTAACTTATATCGATAATAACAAACCAAATACTGATTTCATCAGTGAGGGGTTTGAAAGTTTTGATGGTAAAGATGAATCACTAAATAATTTGGTTCGAGTTACATTAAGGCAAAATGAAAATACTATTGGCACCCCATCCTCTACATATTTCCATGAGAAAGCAGCGAAGCGACTTATAAATAGAACAAATAGAGTTTTTGCTTTAGCTAAAGAAATCTCTTCTGAAGCAAATATTATTTCGATGCATTTAATAAAAAATAGAGATAAGATGCTGGCTCTTTATCCTGAGTCCCATTGCAATCTATTTCACAGAGAGCTTTCCACTAAAATACTCAACGTCTATGATCAAATGGACAAAATTGAAATTTTAATGAAAAAAGATGCAGCTCACTCACCCACTTTAGTAGGTGATTTATATGAAGAGATTGAAAAATTAGATATTGAAGTAGAGATGTTGCAAGTGGACGTTAAATTTTTAAAGGGTATTGTCAACGAAATGTCTAAAGATTAGATATTACCACCACTAAAGATAATGATGCAGTTAAAACGCTATTCAACTGCATCATTATCCCAAATTATATTCATATACCACTATATTTTCCAATGCATAACTTTGATACAAACATGAGTGTTGAATAATCTATGACCTTTCCTTTATTGCATAGCAACCCTTGTAATCGCATACTTTATACAATAAGAATACTGCTTATTTAAACAGTATTTGGATTGCTAAGCTTTTCAGTTTTATGAAATGTCCTAAAACCTCTGCAGCACCCGGCCTCTCTGGCTTTGCACATTAGTCACAAACACCTTATAGAGATTCGCTTGAGATCCATAAAGTGACCAAAAAAAATAATTTACTTTAAATCCAATCATTTATGATTTTTATGAGATCCATTCTTGATCCGCGTAACTGAAAAGCACTGAAATATCCTTCGCTCTTTTCAGTTGGCGAACACCGGCACGGTTTGAAAACGACTTTCAACGGAATAGACGAGTAAAGACAGGCTGCGAATAGCATCACTGGCTCTGTTAAGAATCTGATTACGGCGTGCAACGGTCATCTTTTCCGTTGAAACCGCTTCCCCAGCGATTACCCCGACACTGGCCACAGCAGTTAATGCACAAAACTGCATGTTTTCAGGTCTGGCGTTGTTGACCGGCACTGAAGGCTGGCAATTAATCTGCCGCAGAAAACCATCCAGAATGGTTGGGTCTTCGGTGAGATCGATGATCGCCAGCAGTTCAGGTAATGTCAGTTGGTGCGACTGGTCCGGATTCAGCTTGTTACGCAGTGTGGCCGGTTGCATTCCTACTTTTTTAGCCAATTCAGTGACGTTATGTGCCAGTGAAAACTGGCGGCAGGCATCATCAAGATAGTTTCGTACTGAAACTTTATAATCGTACATGATTCGCACCTTACGAATTGATAGCCTGGATTACGCTTGAAGAGAAATATCACATTCGCTCAAGGCCATGACAGTCAAAGCAGCCATGTTGACTTCAACTAAGCCTTTCTTTTGTTTACCCTTTGGCTTAATTGGTAGCTTTCCGTATTCGATTAAGTTGCGAGCGGTTTCTTTGTTAGTACCCGTACGGCGGCAATACTCTTCCAGAGGAAGGTATGGTTCTGGAATGACGATTGTAATGTTAGGACGCATAAGGCAAACTCCCGTTGAGCCGCCACACGGCAATGTGGGGCAATAATTGGTATATAACGAATACAGGAGCAAGACCAATTCGCATTTTACGAAGTGTCAAATATTACTTCGCAAAATAGATAGTCAAATTCGTAATGCGCAAATCCACAATTGACTTTGAAATGGCAAGCGGTCCCGTCTTAGATCGGGTGATCACTGCGTACGGCTTTACATCAAAAATGATGCTTGCTGAGCATCTGGGCATGGCAGCCAGCAGCCTTTCAGGCAGATACAAACGCGGGGGTTTTCCTGCGGATATTGTTGTGCGATGCATTGCAGAAACAGGAGCAAGCCTTGAATGGTTAGCTACTGGAAATGGGAAGAAGTTCGATAGTGAGGAATTGGACGTTCTAAAGATGCCTAGACAAAAAATTGTCGATGGCCACCTTTATGACGCAGGGATTTTTATGCTTGATAAAGTCACGTTCTTGCAAGGCAAACCTGTTCCTACAGATCCGACATGCATTTTGGATGGCATTACCCAGTATATTATTGATCGCCAATTTTCTGAGATTTACGATGATCAGTGGTTGGTTGAGATTGAGGGTAAAGTAGGCGTGCGAACTTTAACTCGTATACCAGTAAAGAAAGTACGTGTAAGCGGTGTAGGCATGGCATTTGATTGTGGCATTGATGAGATCAATGTCATTGGTCGAGTTGTTCTCACGATTAAATAATCATGACAGTAAGAAAACTTCCCTCTGGTGATTGGGTTGCTGATTTCTATTCAGTTAACCGCAGCGATGGCAAACAAGGTAAGCGTGTTCGCAAAAAGTTTGCAACTAAAGGCGAGGCGCTTGCTTTTGAAAATTATACTCTCCAGCAATTAGAAGACTCTCCTTGGTTAGGAGATGGAAAAGATCGCCGCAGCCTTTCTGATCTTGTGTATTTATGGTTTGAGCGCCATGGCGTTACATTACGTGATGGTTTGAAGCGTAAAACAACAATGCTATGGGCTGTCGAGTGCATGGGATCACCATTAGCTACTGAGTTTAATGCTCAACTTTTTACTGCTTACAGAGCAAAAAGATTAGATGGCCAATTTGCTCGAACTAAACGTATCAGCAAAGTTTCGCCCAGAACTATGAATCTTGAACAAGCCTATTTTTTAGCAGTATTTAACGAGTTAAAGCGCTTAGGTGAGTGGTCTCCACCAAACCCTTTAGAAAATGTAAGACAATTTCGAACTGAAGAAAGTGAAATGGCTTACTTAACACAAGACCAAATTGAATTGCTTTTAGAAGAATGTCGAAATAGCTCAGCTAAAGATTTAGAGTGCATTGTAAAAATTTTCCTTTTAACTGGTGCCCGTTGGAGTGAAGCGGAAACATTGAAGCGCTCGCAAATTTCCGAAGGGAAGATAACATTCGTAAAAACGAAAGGTAAAAGAAACCGAACCATTCCTGTAGAATCTTCATTTATTGAAACCCTTCCCAAAAAAAATGGAAATCTCTTCACCCCTTGCTATTATGCTTTTAAAAATGCCCTCAAACGCGCAGGAATAGAACTTCCATCAGGCCAGATGACTCATGTTTTAAGGCATACTTTTTCAAGCCACTTCATGATGAAAGGAGGTAATATATTAGTTTTACAGAGAATTCTTGGGCACACTGATATAAAAATGACAATGCGGTACGCTCATTTCTCCCCCGACCATCTTGAAGATACATTAAAATTTAATCCATTATCTAATAAGGCTATATAAATGGCACAGACCAATAATCCAGTAGATGAATATTTAAATTTTTACAACGCTCTCGAAAAACCGGGATTTGCTGTTTTAGTTCGAGGTGAGTGGGGGTCAGGTAAAACACATAAAATAAAAGAATTATTTCAAGAAAATATGTACTATGTCAGCCTTTTTGGTCTTACCAGCCAAAAAGAAATTTACTCTTCTGTTTTTCTGTCAATGTTTCCTTTGAAAGCAAAAGCAAAAGGTTTTACAAGCTGGCTCAAGGAATCTTTAGATGGCTCTGAAGCATTAACCTTTGGTGCAGGTAATATTTTATCTGGGATCTCCGATGCACTAATTAAAGAAGAAGTAGCAAACGATAAAGTTATCGTTTTTGACGATCTAGAGAGGGCAGACGTAGATATAAATGAAATACTAGGCGTCGTTAATAAATATGTAGAGCACCACTTATGTAAAGTAATCGTCATTGCACACGATGAAAAAGTTAATGAAAAATTCAATGAAACTAAAGAAAAAGTTTTTGGCCAAATATTACAAGTAACACCTGACATAGTTAATACTTTGCATTTTTTCGCCTCAAACTGCGGCTCCCCAGCAGCCGCAAGAGAAATCCTTCCTTATATCCAAGATGTTTTTATTGCTTCAAAATGCCAATCTTTACGTATACTTAAGCATGTTTTGAATGATTGCCTGAGATTATATGACTGCCTTAACGCTGAACACCTAAAACATAAAGAATCCATCAAAAAATTATTTACTGTTTTCAGTGCATTCTCTATTAGCTTTCGTTCGGGAGTGATCAAAAAAGAGGATATGAATAATAGAGTACTTTCATTCGCCAATTCTCTTCGAGAGAAAAAAGATGTAGAACTGTCTAGTTATGAAAAAATGAAAGCTCGCTTTAAATCAGAGGCATTCAAAGTCGAGTTTGAAAGTACTATTGTCAGTGACGAAATTTTAGTAGATACGATATGCAATGGTTATTTTGACAAAAGAAAGATAATTAATCACTTGAACGACAGCCTTTATTTTTCATTACCAAAAGAATTTCCAAGCTGGAAAATATTAATAAACTTCGATGAGTTAGATGATCATACCATTGCAGAAACAATAAAAAAATTACAAGAAGAAGAAAAAAGTTTTTCAATAACTGATGATGGGGACATTTTGCATACATTTTCGATGAAATGCCTGATGGCTATTTCAGGGGAAATAAATAGCACCCCCTCAATCATTCTTCAAGAAACTAAAGATTACATTAACACCCTCTTAAGATGTGGAAGGCTTACACCAGAAGATAAAAACTTAAGGGAAAGTTATTCATACGATGACCATTCTCATGGTTATGGATATTGGGTAAGAGAAGAATACAAAACCGAATTCAATGAAATAAAAGAACACTTGAATGAATCAAAAAAAACCGCCCTTTTGAATGAATATCCCTCGATAGCAGGTGAGCTAATTTATGATCTAGAAAATAATATCGATTATTTTAAAATAAAAATATCACGCGACAGTAATAAACTAGGTATATATTCTCAGATACCTGTATTAACAGAAATAGCTCCAGAATTTTTTGTGGATAAATGGCTTGAACTGCCAGTATCTAACTGGACAAAAGTTAGAGAAGCATTGGAATATCGTTACGATACGGGAATGTTGCGAAACTCATTGGGGGCTGAAGTTAAATGGATTACTGCCGTATGTTCAGCATTGGAATGTAAGGCGAACCAGTGCACAGGATTTAGTAAACTCAGAATTTCAAGGCTCAAACCCAAATTCGAACTGCCAGAAAGTGTCGCAAATGTGTCGCACTAGGTAAGGAACAAAGCCCTAAATAGCCTTACACTTACTTAATAATCGACTGATTTTACTATGAAAGCTCATAAAGACGCCATACATTATGGTTCTCATAATCGCTTGGTCGCTGGTTCAAACCCAGCAGGGGCCACCAAATAAAACAAGGAGTTAGATGAGAAATCGTCTGACTCCTTTTTCTTTGGGCGCGAATCAGGTGATGTAGTGGGGGACGTAAGTGAATGGCTGGGTGACGTAAGTAGTGTGGGTTTAAATGTCTGCCTGGCCGGTGCCAGAAACCTGATTTCCTTTTTCGAAAAGCCTGACAGCCATCCTGATTCAATCATTAAGACAGCCTTATCTGAACCATCCCAGGATTGCAGGTCAAAAACAAGTTATGAGTTTCGATGATTCCATTCAGCAA is part of the Pantoea sp. Ep11b genome and harbors:
- a CDS encoding phage repressor protein CI, whose translation is MRKSTIDFEMASGPVLDRVITAYGFTSKMMLAEHLGMAASSLSGRYKRGGFPADIVVRCIAETGASLEWLATGNGKKFDSEELDVLKMPRQKIVDGHLYDAGIFMLDKVTFLQGKPVPTDPTCILDGITQYIIDRQFSEIYDDQWLVEIEGKVGVRTLTRIPVKKVRVSGVGMAFDCGIDEINVIGRVVLTIK
- a CDS encoding PIN domain-containing protein: MRSTFGGFYSINEDMLRSIWLDESTMFVFDTNCLLNLYRCEEQTRDDIISVMREISNRTWIPFHVGFEYQRNRRKVIEDSIKSLDKIQSELEKIYMQNILSSSGIQKHLYTSLSDEIKKLQEEIKNPIKKYIEEKIEPRIQSKKTISTHDSIRDQIDSIILDKVGVMPSQEKINAINEEGAKRYAIKQPPGFMDESNKKDVSYFSNVEFQDKYGDLYLWKEIIERAKSDNINNVIFVCDDSKKDWWFVHSGKTHGVLESLKTEICKEAGIKNFKAISQLTFLHEAKSYLKNINIQDSSLKEVEELTYIDNNKPNTDFISEGFESFDGKDESLNNLVRVTLRQNENTIGTPSSTYFHEKAAKRLINRTNRVFALAKEISSEANIISMHLIKNRDKMLALYPESHCNLFHRELSTKILNVYDQMDKIEILMKKDAAHSPTLVGDLYEEIEKLDIEVEMLQVDVKFLKGIVNEMSKD
- a CDS encoding regulator, which produces MRPNITIVIPEPYLPLEEYCRRTGTNKETARNLIEYGKLPIKPKGKQKKGLVEVNMAALTVMALSECDISLQA
- a CDS encoding tyrosine-type recombinase/integrase, translated to MTVRKLPSGDWVADFYSVNRSDGKQGKRVRKKFATKGEALAFENYTLQQLEDSPWLGDGKDRRSLSDLVYLWFERHGVTLRDGLKRKTTMLWAVECMGSPLATEFNAQLFTAYRAKRLDGQFARTKRISKVSPRTMNLEQAYFLAVFNELKRLGEWSPPNPLENVRQFRTEESEMAYLTQDQIELLLEECRNSSAKDLECIVKIFLLTGARWSEAETLKRSQISEGKITFVKTKGKRNRTIPVESSFIETLPKKNGNLFTPCYYAFKNALKRAGIELPSGQMTHVLRHTFSSHFMMKGGNILVLQRILGHTDIKMTMRYAHFSPDHLEDTLKFNPLSNKAI
- a CDS encoding P-loop NTPase fold protein translates to MAQTNNPVDEYLNFYNALEKPGFAVLVRGEWGSGKTHKIKELFQENMYYVSLFGLTSQKEIYSSVFLSMFPLKAKAKGFTSWLKESLDGSEALTFGAGNILSGISDALIKEEVANDKVIVFDDLERADVDINEILGVVNKYVEHHLCKVIVIAHDEKVNEKFNETKEKVFGQILQVTPDIVNTLHFFASNCGSPAAAREILPYIQDVFIASKCQSLRILKHVLNDCLRLYDCLNAEHLKHKESIKKLFTVFSAFSISFRSGVIKKEDMNNRVLSFANSLREKKDVELSSYEKMKARFKSEAFKVEFESTIVSDEILVDTICNGYFDKRKIINHLNDSLYFSLPKEFPSWKILINFDELDDHTIAETIKKLQEEEKSFSITDDGDILHTFSMKCLMAISGEINSTPSIILQETKDYINTLLRCGRLTPEDKNLRESYSYDDHSHGYGYWVREEYKTEFNEIKEHLNESKKTALLNEYPSIAGELIYDLENNIDYFKIKISRDSNKLGIYSQIPVLTEIAPEFFVDKWLELPVSNWTKVREALEYRYDTGMLRNSLGAEVKWITAVCSALECKANQCTGFSKLRISRLKPKFELPESVANVSH
- a CDS encoding phage regulatory CII family protein; protein product: MYDYKVSVRNYLDDACRQFSLAHNVTELAKKVGMQPATLRNKLNPDQSHQLTLPELLAIIDLTEDPTILDGFLRQINCQPSVPVNNARPENMQFCALTAVASVGVIAGEAVSTEKMTVARRNQILNRASDAIRSLSLLVYSVESRFQTVPVFAN
- the mug gene encoding G/U mismatch-specific DNA glycosylase; amino-acid sequence: MIEHDIRDIIAPDLDVLFCGINPGQSTAHQGFHFAHPGNRFWKVIHLAGFTRQQLKPEEEQRLTETGCGITMLVERPTVQASELAADELREGGQRLTEKVLNYQPAALAILGKEAFRRAFKLNRVEWGKQPAGMGKTQVWVLPNPSGLNRASLEEMVAAYRQLYVALHPVNH